The Actinomycetota bacterium genome includes the window TGGTCGGGCTCGGCCGCCTGCTGGATGCGGGCCGCGGTGTGCACCGCCGAGCCGGTCACCCGCAGGTCCCCCGACCACGGCCCGGCCGCGACCTCGCCGGTGTCGAGCCCGATGCGCAGGTGCAGGGGGACGTCGCCGAGGGCGGTCTCGGCCGTCTTGACGATGTCGCGCAGGGCCAGCGCCGCCCGGACCGCCCGGGCGGCGTCGTCGTCGTGGCCGGTCGGGAACCCGAACACGGCGAAGATGGCGTCGCCGATGTACTTCTCCAGGGTCCCGCCGAAGCGGCGGACCTCGGCGGCGAGGCGCCGGAAGGTCTCATTCAGCAGGTCCCGCGCGGCCTCCGGGTCGAGCGACTCCACCAGCCTGGTCGAGTCGACCAGGTCGGCGAAGAGGACCGTCACCACCCGGCGCTCGTCGACGCCGCCGAGCAGCCGCTGGCCGCAGGACGGGCAGAAGCGCGCCTCAGCCGGCGACGCCACCCCGCAGGCGGGACAGACCATGCCGGTCGAAGCGGCTCCGAGTGAAGTCACGGCCCTCACCTGGACGGCGGCGTCGGGAGCGCCGGAGGGATCAGGAGTCGGGGCTGTCGTCCGGGTCGTCCTCGGCGGAGCCGGCGCCGGCCGCATCGAGGCGGGGAGCCCTGTCCAGGCGGGGAGCGTCGCTGCCGCCGGTCGCCTCGGCCGTGTCCAGGCGGGGCGCGTCGGCCGCGTCGGCGGCCTCGAGCCTGTCCAGGCGCGGGGCGTCGGCCTGGGTGCCCTCGTCGGGCTCCATGCTGCTCATGGTCCCTCCCTCAGGGTTCGCGATGGATCGCTCAAGGAGTCTATATGGCGAGGCCAGCCGATTGATCCCTTCCGGCCCATCCCGAACGATTGCCGCGGGCTACAGTTTGTGACCGAACTCCGGCGGCAGGCGGTACTCGTCCCCGACGACCGGGTCGCCCTCGGCGAAGCGGCCCAGGCGGAACGGGCGGATGTCGACGGTGGTGGCCTCGCCCCGGGTCACCAGCTCGGCCATGCAGGCGCCGACGGCGGGGGACTTCTTGAACCCGGTGCCGGAGAACCCGCCGGCCACGAACAGCCCGGCCACCCCGGGGGCGGCGTCGAGCACGGCCCGGCTGTCGGCCGAGGTGTCGTAGACGCCGCGGTGGCCGCGGGCGAACGGCGCCCCGGCGAACGACGGCACCCGCCCGGCCAGGCGCCCGAGGGCCGGGGCGACCACCTCGTGGTCGTAGCCCTCGACCTCCCGGTCGATCGCCGCCACCTCGATGTGGTGGCCGGCCGCCACCCCGAGCAGCGACAGCTCGCCCCCGTGGGGCCGGAAGTAGGTGCCGAGCACCCCGTCGATCACCACCGGGTGCCGGCGGGCGGCCCCGGGCCGGCGGAAGAACGCGATCTGGGAGCGCTCGGGCGTGATCCCCAGCTCGAACCCGGCCGTCCGGGCCAGCGGGTCGACCCACGGCCCGCAGGCCAGCACGACCGCGTCGGCCCCGACCCGCCCGCCGTCGGTGTCGACCCCGACCACCCGGTCGCCCTCCACGGCCAGCCCGCGCACGGCCACCCCCTGGCCGATCCGCGCCCCCAGGTCCACCGCCCGGGACGCGAACGCGAACGTGGTCGCCACCGGGTCGGCGTACCCCGACCCGGGCTCGACCGCCGCCATCTCCACCCCGGCCAGGTCCAGCTCGGGATGCTCGGCGGCCAGGTCGGCCGGGGCCACGGCCTCGGTGTCGACCCCGACCCGCCGCAGCATGGCCACGTTGCGGCGCAGCCGCTCGCCCTCCCCGGGCCCGACCAGCACCGCCGCCCCGGTGACGGTGAACCCGCACCAGCCCCCGACCCGGTCCTTCCAGTCCTGGAAGTAGCGCAGCCCGGTCAGGGCCATCCGGGCCTCCGGCTCGTTGGTGTAGTGCATCCGCACCAGCGCCCCCGACCGGGCCGTCATCCCCGAGCAGACCATGCCCCGTTCCAGCACGAGCACGTCCACGCCCCGCTCGGCCAGGTGGAAGGCAATGGAGCAACCCATCACCCCGCCACCGACCACCACCACGCTCGCCCCAGCCATAGCGGTAAGTGTCGCGCATCAGCAGGGCCATGGCACAGGCGCTCTTGGGGGGCCGTGGGGGGAGCGAGCCCCCCACATGGATCAGGGGCCGCGGCCGGTGGCGCCTCGCTAGCATGTGCCGATGCGGATAGGAGTGATCTCCGACATCCACGGGGCCGCCGACGCGCTGGCGCGGGAGGCCGCCGGGGCGGACGCGCTGCTGGTCTGCGGCGACCTGGTGAACCTGATCGACTACCGCACGATGGAGGGGATCGCGGCCGAGGTGTTCGGGCCGGAGGCGACCCGGGACTTCGTGCGGCACCGCACCGCCGGGCGGTTCGAGGAGGCGGGGCGGGTGCTGCGCAGCGCCTCGGCGGGGCGGGAGGACGAGGTCCGCGACCGGGTCCGGGCGGCCGTCCGGGCCCAGTACGAGGCGGTGTTCGCCGCCTTCCCCGAGCCCACCTACCTGACCCACGGCAACGTCGACCGTCCCGAGCAGTTCCAGGACCTGCTCCGGCCCGGGGTCCGGCACCTGGACGGGGAGGCGGTCGAGGTCGACGGGATGCTGGTCGGGTTCGTGGGCGGCGGGCTGCCGCGGGGGGAGCGGCCGCACCTGTCGGAGATCACCCACGAGGCGTTCGCGGCCAAGGTGGCCGCCGTCGGCCCGGTCGACGTGCTCTGCTCGCACATGCCCCCGGCCGTCGACGACCTGCGCTTCGACGTCGTGGCCGGCCGGCCCGAGCCGGGCAGCCAGGCGCTGCTCGACTACGTGGAGGAGCACCAGCCCGACTACCTCTACTTCGGCCACGTCCACCAGCCACGGCGCAGCCGCCTCCGGGTGGGCCGGACCTGGCTGGTCAACGTCGGCTACTTCCGGGGCACCGGGCGGATGCTGGAGCACCCGGCGTAATACCATCGGGGCATGGCCGAGCATGCCGAAGGGTCCACCGAGGTGTACGCCACCCCCGCGGAGGTGATGGCGGTGGTGGCCGACTTCGAGGCCTATCCGGAGTGGGTCGGCGCCCTCGAGGAGGTCGAGGTCCTGGCCCGCGACCGGCGGGGGCGGGGGACCAGGGTCGCCTTCCGGCTCGGCACCCCGGTGGGGGACCAGGCCTACACCCTGGCCTACCGGTATGCGCCGCGGGATGCGGGCATGTCCTGGACGTACGTGGAGGGGACGCTGGACGACCTGGCCGGCTCGTACGCCCTTGAGCCGGGCGGCGACGGCGCCACCAGGGTCACCTACCGGCTCGAGGTCGCCCTCGGCGTCCCCCTGCCCGGCCTGATCAAGCGGCAGGCGGCCAAGCAGATCGTCCGCTCGGCCCTGAGCGACCTGAAGCGCCGCGTGGAGTCCATGTAGGCTGCCAGCACCGTGCGCATCCTCCTGTTCACCGGCAAGGGCGGCGTGGGCAAGACCACCGTGGCCGCGGCCACGGCGGCCCGGGCGGCGGCCCTCGGGCACCGCACCCTGGTGATGTCCACCGACCCGGCCCATTCGCTGGCCGACTCCTTCGACGTCGAGCTGGGCGCCGAGCCGCGCCAGGTCGCCGACCGGCTGTGGGCCGAGCAGATCGACAGCCAGGCCCGGCTGGAGGCCAACTGGCGCGACATCCAGGAGTACGTCGTCAACCTGCTCAACTGGGGCGGGGTCGACGCCGTCGAGGCCGAGGAGCTGTCGGTCATCCCCGGCCTGGACGAGCTGTTCAGCCTCATCGACATCAACCGTTACCACCAGGCCGGCGACTACGACCTGCTGGTGGTCGACTGCGCCCCGACCGCCGAGACGCTGCGGCTGC containing:
- a CDS encoding FAD-binding oxidoreductase; translation: MAGASVVVVGGGVMGCSIAFHLAERGVDVLVLERGMVCSGMTARSGALVRMHYTNEPEARMALTGLRYFQDWKDRVGGWCGFTVTGAAVLVGPGEGERLRRNVAMLRRVGVDTEAVAPADLAAEHPELDLAGVEMAAVEPGSGYADPVATTFAFASRAVDLGARIGQGVAVRGLAVEGDRVVGVDTDGGRVGADAVVLACGPWVDPLARTAGFELGITPERSQIAFFRRPGAARRHPVVIDGVLGTYFRPHGGELSLLGVAAGHHIEVAAIDREVEGYDHEVVAPALGRLAGRVPSFAGAPFARGHRGVYDTSADSRAVLDAAPGVAGLFVAGGFSGTGFKKSPAVGACMAELVTRGEATTVDIRPFRLGRFAEGDPVVGDEYRLPPEFGHKL
- a CDS encoding SRPBCC family protein; translated protein: MAEHAEGSTEVYATPAEVMAVVADFEAYPEWVGALEEVEVLARDRRGRGTRVAFRLGTPVGDQAYTLAYRYAPRDAGMSWTYVEGTLDDLAGSYALEPGGDGATRVTYRLEVALGVPLPGLIKRQAAKQIVRSALSDLKRRVESM
- a CDS encoding metallophosphoesterase gives rise to the protein MRIGVISDIHGAADALAREAAGADALLVCGDLVNLIDYRTMEGIAAEVFGPEATRDFVRHRTAGRFEEAGRVLRSASAGREDEVRDRVRAAVRAQYEAVFAAFPEPTYLTHGNVDRPEQFQDLLRPGVRHLDGEAVEVDGMLVGFVGGGLPRGERPHLSEITHEAFAAKVAAVGPVDVLCSHMPPAVDDLRFDVVAGRPEPGSQALLDYVEEHQPDYLYFGHVHQPRRSRLRVGRTWLVNVGYFRGTGRMLEHPA